From one Streptomyces chromofuscus genomic stretch:
- a CDS encoding HNH endonuclease family protein, which yields MTRLRGGVAATAVAAALFAAAGCTEQTTGTGGQKGPAGGGAALTAAESLPLKGPAPKTGYDRDRFGSPWADTDSIDCGTRDHICKRDLADVEFSDGNCTVASGTLDPDPYTGKDVTFTGGRSPVDIDHVIALSDAWQKGAQQGDPGKRMADANDLMLAASVSDADVSQRQSVGVEQSCLMRTCSELRWEKG from the coding sequence GTGACGCGTCTGAGAGGCGGGGTGGCGGCCACCGCCGTGGCTGCGGCCTTGTTCGCCGCGGCGGGCTGCACGGAGCAGACCACCGGCACCGGCGGGCAGAAGGGACCGGCCGGCGGCGGGGCGGCCCTCACGGCCGCGGAGTCACTGCCGCTCAAGGGGCCTGCACCGAAAACCGGTTACGACCGTGACCGCTTCGGCTCACCCTGGGCGGACACCGACTCCATCGACTGTGGCACCCGCGACCACATATGCAAACGGGACCTCGCCGACGTCGAGTTCAGCGACGGCAACTGCACGGTGGCTTCCGGGACGCTCGACCCCGACCCGTACACCGGCAAGGACGTCACCTTCACGGGGGGCCGCAGCCCGGTGGACATCGACCACGTGATCGCGCTCTCCGACGCCTGGCAGAAGGGCGCCCAGCAAGGGGACCCCGGCAAGCGCATGGCCGACGCCAACGACCTCATGTTGGCGGCGTCCGTGTCTGATGCTGATGTGTCTCAGAGGCAGAGTGTCGGTGTCGAGCAGTCGTGCCTCATGCGGACGTGTTCCGAGCTGAGGTGGGAGAAAGGATGA
- a CDS encoding antitoxin: MGIFDRFKNKAGQDKARKVSDTAEKKANERTGNKYEEQVDTAQQNIEGRLGMDRDRPQQP; the protein is encoded by the coding sequence ATGGGCATCTTCGACAGGTTCAAGAACAAGGCGGGGCAGGACAAGGCCCGGAAAGTGTCCGACACCGCGGAGAAGAAGGCCAACGAGCGGACGGGCAACAAGTACGAGGAACAGGTCGACACCGCCCAGCAGAACATCGAGGGCCGGCTCGGCATGGACCGCGACAGGCCTCAACAGCCGTAG
- the mfd gene encoding transcription-repair coupling factor, producing MSLHGLLDAVVKDAALAEAIKAASDGNRMHVDLVGPQAARPFAVAALARESGRPVLAVTATGREAEDLTAALRSLLPAEGVVEYPAWETLPHERLSPRSDTVGRRLAVLRRLAHPRPDDPETGPVSVVVAPVRSVLQPQVKGLGDLEPVALRTGQTADLNRIVDALAAAAYARVELVEKRGEFAVRGGILDVFPPTEEHPLRIEFWGDDVEEIRYFKVADQRSLEVAEHGLWAPPCRELLLTDDVRARARALAEDHPELGELLGKIAEGIAVEGMESLAPVLVDDMELLLDVLPKGAMAVVCDPERVRTRAADLVATSQEFLQASWAATAGGGEAPIDVGAASLWSIADVRDRARELDMMWWSVSPFAADADLDADTLKLGMHAPESYRGDTAKALADTKGWLADGWRTVFVTEGHGPAARTVEVLGGEGVAARLDADLGEISPSVVHVACGSIDHGFVDPALRLAVLTETDLSGQKAAGRDGARMPARRRKTIDPLTLEAGDYIVHEQHGVGRYIEMVQRTVQGATREYLVVEYAPAKRGQPGDRLYIPTDQLEQITKYVGGEAPTLHRLGGADWTKTKARAKKAVKEIAADLIKLYSARMAAPGHAFGTDTPWQRELEDAFPYAETPDQLTTIAEVKDDMEKTVPMDRLICGDVGYGKTEIAVRAAFKAVQDGKQVAVLVPTTLLVQQHFGTFSERYAQFPVSVKALSRFQTDTEAKAVLEGLREGSVDVVIGTHRLFSSETKFKDLGLVVVDEEQRFGVEHKEQLKKLRANVDVLTMSATPIPRTLEMAVTGIREMSTITTPPEERHPVLTFVGPYEERQIGAAIRRELLREGQVFYIHNRVESIDRAAARLRDIVPEARIATAHGQMSETALEQVVVDFWEKKFDVLVSTTIVESGIDISNANTLIVERGDTFGLSQLHQLRGRVGRGRERGYAYFLYPPEKPLTETAHERLATIAQHTEMGAGMYVAMKDLEIRGAGNLLGGEQSGHIAGVGFDLYVRMVGEAVADYRRQLETGEIEEEAPLEVKIELPVDAHVPHDYAPGERLRLQAYRAIASANSEEDIKAVREELVDRYGKLPEPVENLLLVAGLRMLARACGVGEIVLQGNNIRFAPVELRESQELRVKRLYPGTVIKPAVHQVLVPRPKTAKVGGKPLVGRELLGWVGEFLASILGS from the coding sequence ATGAGCCTGCACGGTCTGCTCGACGCCGTCGTCAAGGACGCCGCACTCGCGGAAGCGATCAAGGCGGCCTCGGACGGCAACCGGATGCACGTCGATCTGGTCGGCCCCCAGGCGGCCCGCCCCTTCGCCGTCGCCGCGCTGGCCCGCGAGAGCGGCCGCCCGGTGCTGGCGGTCACGGCGACCGGACGCGAGGCCGAGGACCTGACCGCGGCCCTGCGCTCGCTGCTGCCCGCGGAGGGCGTCGTGGAGTACCCCGCGTGGGAGACGCTCCCGCACGAGCGGCTGAGCCCTCGCAGCGACACCGTCGGCCGCCGTCTCGCCGTGCTGCGCAGGCTGGCCCACCCGCGCCCCGACGACCCCGAGACCGGCCCGGTCTCCGTTGTCGTGGCACCCGTGCGGTCCGTGCTCCAACCGCAGGTCAAGGGCCTGGGCGACCTGGAGCCGGTCGCGCTGAGGACCGGGCAGACCGCCGACCTGAACCGGATCGTCGACGCCCTCGCCGCCGCCGCGTACGCCCGCGTGGAGCTGGTCGAGAAGCGGGGCGAGTTCGCCGTGCGCGGCGGCATCCTCGACGTCTTCCCGCCCACCGAGGAACACCCCCTGCGCATCGAGTTCTGGGGCGACGACGTCGAGGAGATCCGCTACTTCAAGGTCGCCGACCAGCGCTCCCTCGAAGTCGCCGAGCACGGGCTGTGGGCCCCGCCCTGCCGTGAGCTGCTGCTCACCGACGACGTACGCGCACGCGCGCGTGCCCTCGCCGAGGACCACCCCGAGCTGGGCGAGCTGCTCGGCAAGATCGCCGAGGGCATCGCCGTCGAGGGCATGGAGTCACTCGCCCCGGTCCTCGTCGACGACATGGAGCTGCTGCTCGACGTGCTGCCGAAGGGCGCCATGGCCGTCGTGTGCGACCCGGAGCGGGTACGCACGCGTGCCGCCGACCTCGTGGCGACCTCGCAGGAGTTCCTGCAGGCCTCCTGGGCGGCCACCGCCGGCGGCGGCGAGGCGCCCATCGACGTCGGCGCGGCCTCCCTGTGGTCCATCGCGGACGTCCGCGACCGGGCGCGCGAGCTGGACATGATGTGGTGGTCCGTCTCACCGTTCGCCGCGGACGCGGACCTGGACGCGGACACGCTCAAGCTAGGCATGCACGCCCCGGAGAGCTACCGCGGCGACACCGCCAAGGCACTCGCCGACACCAAGGGATGGCTCGCCGACGGCTGGCGCACGGTCTTCGTCACCGAGGGCCACGGCCCGGCCGCCCGCACCGTCGAGGTGCTCGGCGGCGAGGGCGTCGCGGCCCGGCTGGACGCCGACCTGGGCGAGATCTCCCCGTCCGTGGTGCACGTGGCGTGCGGCTCGATCGACCACGGCTTCGTCGACCCGGCCCTCAGGCTCGCCGTCCTCACCGAGACCGACCTCTCCGGCCAGAAGGCGGCCGGCCGCGACGGCGCGCGCATGCCCGCCCGCCGCCGCAAGACCATCGACCCGCTCACCCTGGAGGCGGGCGACTACATCGTCCACGAGCAGCACGGCGTGGGCCGCTACATCGAGATGGTGCAGCGCACCGTGCAGGGCGCGACCCGCGAGTACCTGGTCGTGGAGTACGCCCCCGCCAAGCGCGGCCAGCCCGGCGACCGCCTCTACATCCCCACCGACCAGCTGGAGCAGATCACCAAGTACGTCGGCGGCGAGGCGCCCACGCTGCACCGCCTGGGCGGGGCCGACTGGACCAAGACCAAGGCACGCGCGAAGAAGGCCGTCAAGGAGATCGCCGCCGATCTGATCAAGCTGTACAGCGCGCGCATGGCGGCGCCCGGGCACGCCTTCGGCACCGACACCCCCTGGCAGCGCGAGCTGGAGGACGCCTTCCCGTACGCGGAGACGCCCGACCAGCTGACGACCATCGCCGAGGTCAAGGACGACATGGAGAAGACGGTCCCGATGGACCGCCTGATCTGCGGCGACGTCGGCTACGGCAAGACCGAGATCGCGGTGAGGGCCGCCTTCAAGGCCGTACAGGACGGCAAGCAGGTGGCGGTCCTGGTGCCGACCACGCTGCTGGTGCAGCAGCACTTCGGGACGTTCAGCGAGCGGTACGCACAGTTCCCGGTGAGCGTGAAGGCGCTGTCCCGGTTCCAGACGGACACCGAGGCCAAGGCGGTCCTGGAAGGGCTGCGCGAAGGCTCGGTGGACGTCGTCATCGGCACGCACCGCCTGTTCTCCTCGGAGACGAAGTTCAAGGACCTGGGACTGGTCGTCGTCGACGAGGAACAGCGGTTCGGCGTCGAGCACAAGGAGCAGCTGAAGAAGCTGCGTGCCAACGTCGACGTCCTGACGATGTCCGCCACCCCGATCCCGCGCACCCTGGAGATGGCGGTCACCGGAATCCGCGAGATGTCGACGATCACCACGCCGCCCGAGGAGCGCCACCCGGTGCTGACCTTCGTCGGCCCCTACGAGGAGAGGCAGATCGGCGCGGCCATCCGCCGCGAACTGCTGCGCGAGGGCCAGGTCTTCTACATCCACAACCGCGTCGAGTCCATCGACCGCGCCGCCGCCCGGCTGCGCGACATCGTCCCCGAGGCGCGGATCGCCACCGCGCACGGACAGATGTCGGAGACGGCGCTGGAGCAGGTCGTCGTCGACTTCTGGGAGAAGAAGTTCGACGTGCTGGTGTCGACGACGATCGTCGAGTCCGGCATCGACATCTCCAACGCCAACACGCTCATCGTCGAACGCGGCGACACCTTCGGCCTGTCGCAGCTGCACCAGCTGCGCGGCCGTGTCGGCCGCGGCCGGGAGCGCGGGTACGCGTACTTCCTGTACCCGCCGGAGAAGCCGCTGACCGAGACCGCCCACGAGCGGCTCGCCACCATCGCCCAGCACACCGAGATGGGCGCGGGCATGTACGTCGCCATGAAGGACCTGGAGATCCGCGGCGCCGGAAACCTCCTCGGCGGCGAGCAGTCCGGCCACATCGCGGGCGTCGGATTCGACCTGTACGTCCGCATGGTCGGTGAGGCCGTCGCGGACTACCGGCGGCAACTGGAGACCGGCGAGATCGAGGAGGAGGCGCCGCTCGAGGTCAAGATCGAGCTGCCGGTCGACGCGCACGTCCCGCACGACTACGCGCCGGGCGAGCGGCTGCGCCTGCAGGCCTACCGTGCGATCGCCTCCGCCAACTCCGAGGAGGACATCAAGGCCGTACGGGAGGAACTCGTCGACCGGTACGGCAAGCTGCCCGAGCCGGTGGAGAACCTGCTGCTGGTGGCCGGGCTGCGCATGCTCGCGCGGGCGTGCGGCGTGGGCGAGATCGTGCTCCAGGGGAACAACATCCGCTTCGCGCCAGTGGAGTTGCGCGAATCGCAGGAACTGCGGGTCAAGCGGTTGTACCCGGGGACGGTCATCAAGCCGGCGGTGCACCAGGTGCTGGTGCCGCGCCCGAAGACGGCGAAGGTGGGCGGGAAGCCGCTGGTCGGGCGGGAGTTGCTCGGGTGGGTCGGGGAGTTCCTGGCGTCGATCCTGGGCTCGTAG
- a CDS encoding ABC transporter permease, producing the protein MTVLKTSMRNFLAHKGRMALSAVAVLLSVAFVCGTLVFTDTMNTTFDKLFAATASDVTVSAKGSSDTGETTADNGKPPVMPASVVDEIGTADGVKSAEGTVFSTSVTVIDADKDSLSPTSGGPTIVGNWNSNEARTMKISSGSAPKSADQVMVDADTADKHGLELGDEIGIITAVGTHRANVSGIADFTVTNPGAAIFYLDTETAQRTLVGETGVYTNVNVTAAPGVSDAQLKKNVTTALDGGYKVQTAKEVADANAEDVQAFMGVIKYAMLGFAGIAFLVGVFLIINTFSMLVAQRTREIGLMRAIGSSRRQVNRSVLIEALLLGVVGSVLGVGAGVGLAVGLMKLMGAMGMNLSTDDLTVVWTTPVVGLVLGVVVTVLAAYLPARRAGKVSPMAALRDAGAPADARAGAVRAVAGVLLTGAGGLALYLATAADTAGDGALWLGAGVVLSLIGFVVVGPLLAGAVVRVLGAIVLRMFGPVGRMAERNALRNPRRTGATGAALMIGLALVACLSVVGSSMVASATEELDKSVGTDFIVQSDTGQLITPQAVEAVKAADGVDRVTEYKWTKADFTTPDGKTSKDTAITAADPTYAQDLRVETVAGDLADAYRPDSMSVHEEYAKDHGIELGSKIAVDFRDGSTAQLTVRAITSSEAVIDQGAMYTSIDTLATYVPAERMPLDMLLFASAQDGEEAAAYAALKTALDDYPQYSVRDQTDYKEALKDQIGQLLNMIYGLLALAIIVAILGVVNTLALSVVERTREIGLMRAIGLSRRQLRRMIRLESVVIALFGALLGLGLGMGWGATAQQLLALEGLNVLEIPWPTIGAVFVGSAFVGLFAALIPAFRAGRMNVLNAIATE; encoded by the coding sequence ATGACCGTGCTGAAGACCTCCATGCGCAACTTCCTCGCACACAAGGGGCGGATGGCCCTGTCGGCCGTCGCCGTGCTGCTGTCGGTCGCCTTCGTGTGCGGCACCCTGGTGTTCACCGACACGATGAACACCACCTTCGACAAGCTGTTCGCGGCCACCGCCTCGGACGTCACGGTCAGCGCCAAGGGCTCCTCGGACACCGGCGAGACCACCGCGGACAACGGCAAGCCGCCGGTCATGCCGGCCTCCGTCGTCGACGAGATCGGCACGGCGGACGGCGTCAAGTCGGCGGAGGGGACCGTCTTCTCGACGTCGGTGACCGTCATCGACGCGGACAAGGACAGCCTCTCGCCGACCAGCGGCGGGCCGACGATCGTCGGCAACTGGAACTCCAACGAAGCCCGCACCATGAAGATCAGCTCCGGTTCGGCGCCCAAGAGTGCCGACCAGGTGATGGTCGACGCGGACACCGCCGACAAGCACGGCCTGGAGCTGGGCGACGAGATCGGCATCATCACCGCCGTCGGCACGCACCGCGCGAACGTCTCCGGCATCGCCGACTTCACCGTCACCAACCCCGGCGCCGCGATCTTCTACCTCGACACGGAGACCGCCCAGCGGACCCTGGTCGGCGAGACCGGCGTGTACACCAACGTCAACGTCACCGCCGCTCCCGGCGTCAGCGACGCCCAGCTGAAGAAGAACGTCACCACCGCGCTCGACGGCGGCTACAAGGTGCAGACGGCCAAGGAGGTCGCCGACGCCAACGCCGAGGACGTCCAGGCGTTCATGGGCGTCATCAAGTACGCGATGCTCGGCTTCGCCGGAATCGCCTTCCTCGTCGGCGTCTTTTTGATCATCAACACCTTCTCCATGCTGGTCGCCCAGCGCACCCGCGAGATCGGCCTGATGCGGGCCATCGGATCGAGCCGCAGGCAGGTCAACCGCTCGGTGCTGATCGAGGCGCTGCTGCTCGGCGTCGTCGGCTCCGTGCTGGGCGTCGGCGCGGGCGTCGGGCTCGCCGTGGGTCTGATGAAGCTCATGGGCGCCATGGGCATGAACCTTTCGACGGACGACCTGACGGTCGTCTGGACCACCCCGGTGGTCGGCCTCGTGCTGGGCGTCGTCGTCACGGTCCTGGCCGCCTACCTCCCGGCCCGCCGCGCCGGCAAGGTCTCCCCGATGGCCGCGCTGCGCGACGCGGGCGCCCCCGCCGACGCCAGGGCGGGTGCCGTCCGGGCCGTGGCCGGCGTGCTGCTGACGGGCGCCGGCGGGCTCGCGCTGTATCTCGCCACGGCCGCCGACACGGCCGGTGACGGCGCGCTGTGGCTGGGCGCGGGCGTGGTGCTGTCGCTGATCGGTTTCGTCGTCGTCGGCCCGCTGCTGGCGGGCGCGGTGGTCCGGGTGCTCGGCGCGATCGTGCTGCGGATGTTCGGCCCCGTCGGCCGGATGGCCGAGCGCAACGCGCTGCGCAACCCGCGCCGCACGGGTGCCACGGGAGCCGCGCTGATGATCGGGCTGGCGCTGGTGGCCTGCCTGTCGGTGGTCGGCTCCTCGATGGTCGCCTCGGCGACGGAGGAACTCGACAAGAGCGTCGGTACGGACTTCATCGTGCAGTCCGACACCGGGCAGCTGATCACGCCCCAGGCCGTCGAGGCCGTGAAGGCCGCCGACGGCGTCGACCGCGTCACCGAGTACAAGTGGACCAAGGCCGACTTCACGACCCCTGACGGCAAGACGTCGAAGGACACCGCCATCACGGCCGCCGACCCGACGTACGCGCAGGACCTGCGGGTCGAGACCGTCGCGGGCGACCTCGCCGACGCCTACCGGCCCGACTCGATGTCCGTCCACGAGGAGTACGCCAAGGACCACGGCATCGAGCTCGGCTCCAAGATCGCCGTCGACTTCCGGGACGGCTCCACGGCGCAGCTCACGGTCCGGGCGATCACCAGCAGCGAGGCGGTGATCGACCAGGGGGCGATGTACACGTCGATCGACACCCTCGCCACGTACGTCCCCGCGGAGAGGATGCCGCTCGACATGCTGCTCTTCGCCTCGGCGCAGGACGGCGAGGAGGCGGCCGCGTACGCGGCGCTGAAGACGGCGCTGGACGACTACCCGCAGTACAGCGTCCGGGACCAGACCGACTACAAGGAGGCCCTGAAGGACCAGATCGGGCAGCTGCTGAACATGATCTACGGCCTGCTCGCTCTCGCGATCATCGTCGCGATCCTGGGCGTCGTGAACACGCTCGCCCTGTCGGTGGTCGAGCGGACCCGGGAGATCGGCCTGATGCGGGCGATCGGACTCTCGCGCCGGCAACTGCGCCGGATGATCCGCCTGGAGTCGGTAGTGATCGCCCTCTTCGGTGCCCTGCTGGGCCTGGGGCTGGGCATGGGCTGGGGTGCCACGGCACAGCAGCTGCTCGCCCTGGAAGGGCTGAACGTGCTGGAGATCCCGTGGCCGACCATCGGCGCGGTGTTCGTCGGCTCGGCCTTCGTGGGCCTGTTCGCCGCCCTGATACCGGCCTTCCGGGCCGGCCGCATGAACGTCCTCAACGCCATCGCCACCGAGTAG
- a CDS encoding ABC transporter ATP-binding protein — protein sequence MTSAVTIPRHGGTGERTAVAARARQVVKAYGAGETRVVALDHVDVDIARGQFTAIMGPSGSGKSTLMHCLAGLDTVTSGQIYLDETEITGLKDKKLTQLRRDRIGFIFQAFNLLPTLNAMENITLPMDIAGRKPDKEWLDRVVDTVGLAGRLKHRPTQLSGGQQQRVAVARALAARPEIIFGDEPTGNLDSRAGAEVLGFLRQSVDELGQTIVMVTHDPVAASYADRVLYLADGRIVDEMYRPTADTVLDRMKDFDARGRTS from the coding sequence GTGACATCGGCTGTAACCATTCCCAGGCACGGGGGTACTGGAGAGCGTACGGCCGTCGCCGCGCGGGCGCGGCAGGTCGTCAAGGCGTACGGGGCCGGGGAGACCCGCGTCGTCGCCCTCGACCATGTCGACGTGGACATCGCCCGCGGTCAGTTCACCGCCATCATGGGCCCGTCGGGGTCGGGCAAGTCCACCCTGATGCACTGCCTGGCCGGGCTCGACACCGTCACGAGCGGACAGATCTACCTCGACGAGACGGAGATCACCGGTCTGAAGGACAAGAAGCTGACGCAGTTGCGCCGGGACCGGATCGGGTTCATCTTCCAGGCGTTCAACCTGCTGCCGACGCTGAACGCGATGGAGAACATCACGCTGCCCATGGACATCGCCGGCCGCAAGCCCGACAAGGAGTGGCTCGACCGGGTCGTGGACACCGTCGGGCTCGCCGGGCGGCTCAAGCACCGGCCGACGCAGCTCTCCGGCGGACAGCAGCAGCGGGTCGCCGTGGCGCGGGCGCTGGCCGCGCGGCCGGAGATCATCTTCGGGGACGAGCCGACCGGGAACCTCGACTCGCGCGCGGGCGCCGAGGTGCTCGGCTTCCTGCGCCAGTCCGTGGACGAGCTGGGGCAGACCATCGTGATGGTCACGCACGACCCGGTGGCCGCTTCGTACGCCGACCGGGTGCTGTATCTCGCCGACGGCCGGATCGTCGACGAGATGTACCGGCCGACCGCCGACACCGTCCTGGACCGCATGAAGGACTTCGACGCCCGGGGGCGTACGTCATGA
- a CDS encoding MFS transporter — protein sequence MGSTQPAVRGTARGAATGKRGAVVAALMLAMALAALDSTVVSTAVPQIVGDLGGFSVFSWLFSGYLLAVTVTLPLYGKLSDTFGRKPVLMAGASVFLLGSLLCALAWDMWALIAFRVVQGLGGGALQGTVQTLAADLYPLEERPKIQARLSTVWAVSAVAGPAVGGVLAAYADWRWIFLVNLPVGGLALWLIVRHLHEPRREKAARARVDWSGALTVFACGGVLLTALVQGGVAWPWLSAPSIALLGTGLALVALLVVIERRAAEPIIPGWVWRRRTIAAVNLALGALGLLMVAPAVFLPTYAQSVLGLGPVAAGFVLSVWTLSWPVSAACSQHVYRRIGFRNTAVLGIGAATLILLAFPLLPYPGAAWQPTLLMLLLGAALGLFQLPLVVGVQSTVGWSERGTATASILFCRQIGQTVGASVFGAVANGVLAGRLGSADLDAVAHGLDTGAASGTTRRAVAEAVHAVYLGAACAAALAFLVLLVLAPRRFPVIDDH from the coding sequence GTGGGCAGCACCCAACCCGCCGTGCGCGGCACCGCACGAGGCGCCGCGACCGGCAAGCGGGGAGCGGTCGTGGCGGCGCTCATGCTCGCCATGGCGCTGGCGGCGCTCGACTCGACCGTCGTCTCCACGGCCGTCCCGCAGATCGTCGGCGACCTGGGCGGCTTCTCCGTCTTCTCCTGGCTCTTCTCCGGCTATCTGCTCGCCGTCACCGTCACCCTCCCCCTCTACGGCAAGCTCTCCGACACCTTCGGCCGCAAACCCGTCCTCATGGCGGGCGCGTCCGTGTTCCTCCTCGGCTCCCTGCTGTGCGCCCTGGCCTGGGACATGTGGGCGCTGATCGCCTTCCGCGTCGTGCAGGGCCTGGGCGGCGGCGCCCTGCAGGGCACGGTCCAGACGCTCGCCGCCGATCTGTACCCGCTGGAGGAACGCCCGAAGATCCAGGCCAGGCTGTCCACGGTGTGGGCGGTCTCGGCGGTCGCCGGGCCGGCGGTCGGCGGGGTGCTGGCCGCGTACGCCGACTGGCGCTGGATCTTCCTGGTCAACCTGCCGGTCGGCGGACTGGCCCTGTGGCTGATCGTGCGCCACCTGCACGAGCCGCGACGGGAAAAGGCCGCACGCGCGCGCGTGGACTGGTCGGGCGCGCTCACCGTGTTCGCCTGCGGCGGGGTCCTGCTGACCGCACTGGTGCAGGGCGGGGTGGCGTGGCCGTGGCTGTCGGCGCCGTCGATCGCCCTGCTGGGTACGGGACTCGCGCTCGTCGCGCTGCTCGTGGTGATCGAACGCCGGGCGGCCGAACCGATCATCCCGGGCTGGGTCTGGCGCCGCCGTACGATCGCCGCGGTCAACCTCGCGCTGGGCGCGCTGGGGCTGCTCATGGTCGCCCCGGCGGTCTTCCTGCCGACGTACGCCCAGTCCGTCCTCGGCCTCGGCCCGGTCGCCGCCGGATTCGTGCTCTCCGTGTGGACGCTGAGCTGGCCGGTCTCGGCGGCGTGCAGCCAGCACGTCTACCGCCGGATCGGCTTTCGCAACACGGCCGTGCTCGGCATCGGCGCGGCCACCCTGATCCTGCTGGCCTTCCCCCTGTTGCCGTACCCGGGCGCGGCCTGGCAGCCGACGCTGCTGATGCTCCTGCTGGGCGCCGCCCTGGGCCTCTTCCAGCTCCCCCTCGTCGTCGGCGTCCAGTCCACCGTCGGCTGGTCGGAACGCGGCACGGCCACGGCCTCCATCCTCTTCTGCCGCCAGATCGGCCAGACCGTCGGCGCGTCGGTCTTCGGCGCCGTCGCCAACGGCGTCCTCGCCGGCCGCCTCGGCAGCGCGGACCTCGACGCCGTCGCCCACGGCCTCGACACGGGCGCGGCGTCAGGGACGACCAGGCGGGCCGTCGCGGAGGCGGTCCACGCCGTCTACCTGGGCGCGGCCTGCGCGGCCGCCCTCGCCTTCCTGGTGCTGCTGGTGCTGGCGCCGCGCCGCTTCCCGGTCATCGACGACCACTGA
- a CDS encoding DUF485 domain-containing protein — protein MSHDPFPPYRRHPSGPPPYDPYFASPSPDVPPASRPPSSPYFPPSDPFFAPPSPGAPSASATYPTYPWQPEAQPGHAPRRTPVHAPLGHHSDLRVLRSAYRWQRRVATLTALGYFTLFLVLSAFTPGLMTAEAAGGLPAGLLLALAQLPVTWMAIVLYEHTARVRVDPLAAQIRRHAALDAKRGAAR, from the coding sequence ATGTCCCACGACCCGTTCCCGCCGTACCGACGACATCCGTCCGGCCCACCGCCGTACGACCCCTACTTCGCGTCGCCCTCCCCCGACGTCCCGCCCGCTTCCCGGCCACCGTCCAGCCCCTACTTCCCGCCGTCCGACCCCTTCTTCGCGCCGCCCTCCCCCGGTGCCCCCTCGGCGTCGGCGACGTACCCCACCTACCCCTGGCAGCCGGAGGCGCAGCCCGGGCACGCCCCGCGGCGTACACCGGTCCACGCACCGCTCGGGCACCACAGCGACCTGCGCGTCCTGCGCAGCGCCTACCGCTGGCAGCGGCGCGTGGCGACGCTCACCGCGCTCGGGTACTTCACGCTGTTCCTGGTGCTGTCGGCGTTCACGCCGGGATTGATGACGGCCGAGGCGGCCGGTGGACTGCCGGCCGGACTGCTGCTCGCGCTGGCGCAACTGCCGGTCACCTGGATGGCGATAGTGCTGTACGAGCACACCGCGCGCGTGCGGGTCGATCCGCTCGCCGCCCAGATCCGCCGGCATGCCGCGCTGGACGCCAAGCGGGGGGCCGCGCGGTGA